The Deinococcus sedimenti genome window below encodes:
- a CDS encoding ABC transporter permease, protein MTRTKLQGWLLALPGLIFVALCLVLPLARTLREGGVTLDVWRDPYFQGRLGWTLTQAGVTAGVAALIGVPLAFLLSRFEVRGKGVFLRLLLLPFVTPTLVAVLGLSALLGPQGWVTRLLGVDLSDTPTLLVLGNLFFNLPVLVRLSYAGFARVPGNMVGAARSLGASAWRAALGVALPLALPGVLAGVVLVFLYSALSFGLPLALGGERFATLEVEIYTLTALQLRLSEASALIVGQLGFTLLATWAYVALSRGGVGVPLGGMPRARGGARVALLGLGGVVALVCFAPLVAVVVRGVLGTSGFTLGYWQGVLADPDTPLLVWNTVRFGLMALAGATLLGGLYALGAWRAGSRALDLVSLLPLMVSPVSLAVGYLLAYPVLAATLPMLIAAYTLLAWPLVVRSLLPALRAIPPRLFEAARSLGASRGAAFRSVTVPLAFPALRGGGALALATVLGEFGATLVLTRPEWATLSTGLYERLGRPGERNLGEACALATALLILATLAFTLLDGGEGEVT, encoded by the coding sequence ATGACGCGCACGAAACTCCAGGGTTGGCTCCTCGCCCTGCCCGGCCTGATCTTCGTGGCCCTGTGCCTCGTCCTGCCGCTGGCTAGAACGCTGCGTGAGGGTGGCGTGACCCTGGACGTGTGGCGTGACCCGTACTTCCAGGGTCGCCTTGGGTGGACCTTGACGCAGGCGGGCGTGACGGCGGGTGTGGCGGCGTTGATCGGGGTGCCGCTGGCGTTCCTGCTGTCGCGGTTCGAGGTGCGTGGGAAGGGGGTGTTCCTGCGGCTGCTGTTGTTGCCGTTCGTGACGCCGACGCTGGTGGCGGTGCTGGGCCTGAGTGCGCTCCTGGGGCCGCAGGGGTGGGTGACGCGCCTGCTGGGCGTGGACCTGAGTGACACGCCGACGCTGCTGGTGCTGGGGAACCTGTTCTTCAACCTGCCGGTGCTGGTGCGTCTGAGTTACGCGGGGTTCGCGCGGGTGCCGGGGAACATGGTGGGCGCGGCGCGGTCGCTGGGGGCGTCGGCCTGGCGGGCGGCGCTGGGCGTGGCGCTCCCGCTGGCGTTGCCGGGGGTGCTGGCGGGGGTGGTACTGGTGTTCCTGTACTCGGCGTTGAGTTTCGGCCTGCCGCTGGCACTGGGCGGGGAGCGGTTCGCGACGCTGGAGGTGGAGATCTACACCCTGACGGCGCTGCAACTGCGCCTGTCGGAGGCGAGTGCGCTCATCGTGGGGCAACTGGGGTTCACGCTGCTGGCGACGTGGGCGTACGTGGCGCTGTCGCGGGGCGGGGTGGGCGTGCCGCTGGGTGGCATGCCGCGTGCGCGGGGCGGGGCGCGGGTGGCGCTGCTGGGGCTGGGGGGCGTGGTGGCGCTGGTGTGTTTCGCGCCGCTGGTCGCGGTGGTGGTGCGGGGTGTGCTGGGCACGTCGGGGTTCACGCTGGGGTACTGGCAGGGGGTGCTGGCGGACCCGGACACGCCGCTGCTGGTGTGGAACACCGTGCGCTTCGGGCTGATGGCCCTGGCTGGTGCCACGCTGCTGGGCGGGTTGTACGCGCTGGGCGCGTGGCGGGCCGGGTCGCGGGCGCTGGATCTGGTATCGCTGCTGCCGCTGATGGTCTCTCCGGTCAGCCTCGCGGTGGGGTACCTGCTGGCGTACCCGGTGCTGGCCGCGACGCTGCCCATGCTGATTGCGGCGTACACGCTGCTGGCGTGGCCGCTGGTGGTGCGCTCGCTGCTGCCCGCGCTGCGGGCCATTCCACCCCGGCTGTTCGAGGCGGCCCGCTCGCTGGGCGCCTCGCGCGGCGCGGCGTTCCGGTCCGTCACCGTGCCCCTCGCCTTCCCGGCCCTGCGGGGCGGTGGGGCGCTGGCCCTGGCGACCGTGCTGGGCGAGTTCGGCGCGACGCTGGTGCTCACGCGGCCCGAGTGGGCGACCCTCAGCACCGGCCTGTACGAGCGGCTGGGCCGCCCCGGCGAACGCAACCTCGGCGAGGCCTGCGCGCTGGCGACCGCGCTCCTCATCCTCGCCACGCTGGCCTTCACGCTGCTGGACGGCGGCGAAGGCGAGGTGACGTGA
- a CDS encoding NUDIX domain-containing protein: protein MRNLLVWVVVQDEGGRVLLGRRDGSAYGHGLWGLPGGGVERGEGLPEAAAREVWEETGLTLDPAALALLGVRRYEVDGAQGTDFLFCARFWEGEPQPLHKTSEVAWFAPDALPADTLPWIAPLLDAHLRRGARLTEQLRDVREARVIA, encoded by the coding sequence ATGCGGAATCTGCTCGTGTGGGTGGTCGTGCAGGATGAGGGGGGCCGGGTGCTGCTGGGGCGCCGGGACGGCTCGGCGTACGGGCATGGCCTGTGGGGCCTGCCGGGCGGCGGCGTGGAGCGCGGTGAGGGCCTCCCCGAGGCGGCCGCGCGCGAGGTCTGGGAGGAGACGGGCCTGACCCTCGACCCGGCCGCGCTGGCCCTGCTGGGCGTGCGCCGCTACGAGGTGGACGGCGCGCAGGGCACCGATTTCCTGTTCTGCGCGCGGTTCTGGGAGGGCGAGCCGCAGCCGCTCCACAAGACCTCCGAGGTCGCCTGGTTTGCCCCCGACGCGCTGCCAGCCGACACCCTGCCGTGGATCGCGCCGCTGCTGGACGCCCACCTGCGGCGCGGGGCGCGCCTGACCGAGCAGTTGCGCGACGTGCGCGAGGCCCGGGTGATCGCGTGA
- a CDS encoding helix-hairpin-helix domain-containing protein, with amino-acid sequence MPSSEAAPGRPASSPTSSTGLQAGRHAPTPGGTPPTLTRQLPRFRLDPWTLVLGGAVLLAAAFTLVPALFPQPRVPTVTRAALPAATSPAPATPEAPVYPTTSSIEPLISGRLDLNSASLEQLEALPKVGPALAARIVAGRPYRSLADLDRVKGIGPAALQALEPLVSF; translated from the coding sequence ATGCCCAGTTCAGAGGCGGCACCGGGTCGCCCCGCGTCCTCCCCCACGTCATCCACAGGCCTCCAGGCGGGTCGGCACGCCCCCACCCCGGGCGGCACCCCGCCCACCCTGACCCGCCAGCTGCCCAGATTCCGCCTGGATCCCTGGACGCTCGTGCTGGGCGGCGCGGTGCTGCTCGCGGCGGCGTTCACGCTGGTTCCGGCGCTGTTCCCGCAGCCGCGCGTGCCGACCGTGACCCGCGCGGCGCTCCCTGCGGCGACCTCGCCTGCACCCGCCACGCCGGAGGCGCCGGTCTACCCCACCACGAGCAGCATCGAACCGCTGATCTCGGGGCGGTTGGACCTGAACTCGGCCAGTCTGGAGCAGCTGGAGGCCCTGCCGAAGGTCGGCCCGGCGCTAGCGGCGAGGATCGTGGCGGGGCGGCCCTACCGGTCGCTGGCGGACCTGGACCGCGTGAAGGGCATCGGACCGGCGGCTCTGCAGGCGCTGGAACCGCTGGTGTCGTTCTGA
- the rnpA gene encoding ribonuclease P protein component: MALDSLRGDREFRKVRAHGQAVRDPLFTLRVTEYRPRHGETWRPRAIIGIVVSKKTLKRAVDRNRARRRAREALRTLPGGLPACRAILLPNPAILDVPFTDLQAALTRALSRAPGRGGKGSSGKGGAQKGRGGGNPRGGGRVSAPVPPAIQPALDSPEPDPHGGTA, from the coding sequence GTGGCGCTGGACTCGTTACGGGGCGACCGGGAATTCCGCAAGGTCCGCGCCCACGGGCAGGCGGTGCGCGACCCGCTGTTCACGCTGCGCGTCACCGAGTACCGCCCCCGCCACGGCGAGACGTGGCGGCCCCGCGCGATCATCGGCATCGTCGTCAGCAAGAAGACCCTGAAGCGGGCCGTGGACCGCAACCGCGCCCGCCGCCGCGCCCGCGAGGCCCTGCGCACCCTGCCCGGTGGCCTCCCGGCCTGCCGCGCCATCCTGCTGCCCAACCCCGCCATCCTGGACGTGCCCTTCACGGACCTCCAGGCCGCCCTGACACGCGCCCTGAGCCGCGCGCCGGGACGGGGCGGCAAGGGCAGCAGCGGCAAGGGCGGCGCCCAGAAGGGCCGGGGGGGCGGGAACCCGCGCGGCGGCGGACGCGTATCTGCCCCCGTGCCCCCCGCCATTCAGCCCGCGCTAGACTCACCGGAACCCGACCCGCACGGAGGGACCGCGTGA
- the rpmH gene encoding 50S ribosomal protein L34 yields MKRTYQPNNRKRAKTHGFRARMKTKSGRNILARRRAKGRHQLTVADE; encoded by the coding sequence ATGAAGCGTACCTACCAGCCCAACAACCGCAAGCGCGCCAAGACCCACGGCTTCCGCGCCCGCATGAAGACCAAGTCCGGCCGGAACATCCTCGCGCGTCGCCGCGCCAAGGGCCGTCACCAGCTCACCGTCGCCGACGAGTAA
- a CDS encoding thiamine ABC transporter substrate-binding protein, giving the protein MRNILILLTALAAAGAASAQTTLTVITHDSFDVDKKLIAAFETQNRAKVRFIKGGDAGELLNRLILTRRAPIADVVYGLDNSLLPRARQAGILQPYKSPALSRVPAAYRLGDDGLLNTVDYGFVALNYDRAWFEKNGVALPKSLDDLKTPAYAKLTVVQSPATSSPGLAFLLATVNHYGETGAWNWWRAARAGGMKVTRGWSDAYYKDFTRNGGKYPIVLSYASSPAAEVFYADGFTPTKLPAQSPTGNLFLPGSTSTQLEGVGILKGTKQTALARKFVDFMLGAPIQTDIPTRMWIYPAVKGTPLNPVFTFAQEPQPTPIKAEVASNPQRLVDAWVTQVLRAR; this is encoded by the coding sequence ATGCGCAACATACTGATCCTGCTGACCGCACTCGCCGCCGCTGGCGCCGCCAGTGCCCAGACCACCCTGACCGTCATCACGCACGACTCGTTCGACGTGGACAAGAAACTGATCGCCGCGTTCGAGACGCAGAACAGGGCCAAGGTGCGCTTCATCAAGGGCGGCGACGCCGGGGAACTCCTGAACCGCCTGATCCTCACCCGCCGCGCCCCCATCGCCGACGTCGTGTACGGCCTCGACAACAGTCTCCTGCCCCGCGCCCGGCAGGCGGGTATTCTCCAGCCGTACAAGAGCCCCGCGCTGTCCCGCGTGCCCGCCGCGTACCGCCTGGGCGACGACGGCCTGCTGAACACCGTCGATTACGGCTTCGTGGCCCTGAACTACGACCGCGCGTGGTTCGAGAAGAACGGCGTCGCACTGCCCAAGAGCCTCGACGACCTGAAAACCCCCGCCTACGCCAAGCTCACGGTCGTGCAGAGCCCCGCCACGAGCAGCCCCGGCCTCGCGTTCCTCCTCGCCACCGTCAACCACTACGGCGAAACCGGCGCGTGGAACTGGTGGCGCGCCGCCCGCGCGGGCGGCATGAAGGTCACGCGCGGCTGGAGCGACGCCTACTACAAGGACTTCACCAGGAACGGCGGCAAGTACCCCATCGTCCTGAGTTACGCCAGCAGCCCCGCCGCCGAAGTCTTCTACGCCGACGGCTTCACCCCCACCAAACTCCCCGCCCAGTCCCCCACCGGAAACCTCTTCCTGCCCGGCAGCACCTCCACCCAGCTCGAAGGTGTCGGCATCCTCAAAGGCACCAAGCAGACCGCCCTCGCCCGGAAATTCGTGGACTTCATGCTGGGCGCCCCCATCCAGACCGACATCCCCACCCGCATGTGGATCTACCCCGCCGTGAAAGGCACCCCCCTGAACCCCGTGTTCACCTTCGCGCAGGAACCCCAACCCACCCCCATCAAGGCAGAGGTCGCCAGCAACCCCCAGCGCCTCGTGGACGCGTGGGTGACGCAGGTGCTCCGCGCGAGGTGA
- a CDS encoding NUDIX domain-containing protein, which translates to MTFHLVAWLIVQDHAGRVLLGRRSGSSYADGLWGLPGGHVEAGETLAQAAAREALEEVGLRVNPAGLTCLGACRYHLDGMGGLDVFFLTHAWAGEPTPLEKTSEVGWFDPHALPGDALPWLPGVLDAHLRGGVRLSEMLDGWAALREVGAGQPRGIS; encoded by the coding sequence GTGACGTTTCATCTGGTGGCGTGGCTGATCGTGCAGGACCATGCGGGGCGGGTGCTGCTGGGCCGCCGCTCCGGGTCGTCGTACGCCGATGGGCTGTGGGGCCTGCCGGGCGGGCACGTGGAGGCGGGGGAGACGCTGGCGCAGGCGGCGGCCCGCGAGGCGCTGGAGGAGGTGGGCCTGCGCGTGAACCCGGCGGGCCTGACCTGCCTGGGGGCCTGCCGCTACCACCTGGACGGGATGGGAGGCCTGGACGTGTTCTTCCTGACCCACGCGTGGGCAGGCGAGCCCACGCCACTGGAGAAGACCTCGGAGGTCGGGTGGTTCGACCCGCACGCCCTGCCGGGGGACGCCCTGCCATGGCTGCCGGGCGTGCTGGACGCGCATCTGCGCGGCGGGGTGCGCCTCTCGGAGATGCTGGACGGCTGGGCGGCGCTGCGGGAGGTCGGGGCGGGTCAGCCGCGTGGGATTTCGTAG
- a CDS encoding MarR family winged helix-turn-helix transcriptional regulator: MNAAPLHPTAPVMDDLYGLVRLILRFSRRVHHVLDDPLETALGLNTKELLVLATIMDGAGTPGAVAQAQNLPAPTVTRMVTKLVQAGLVRRVSDPGDLRLQRLELTPDGQATRARTRAVAQDIVHAHFGHLPPERVQAALAALADLDAALHAPTTGEPQ; this comes from the coding sequence ATGAACGCCGCCCCCCTTCACCCCACCGCCCCGGTCATGGACGACCTGTACGGCCTCGTCCGGCTGATCCTGCGCTTCTCCCGGCGCGTGCACCACGTCCTGGACGACCCGCTGGAAACCGCGCTGGGCCTGAACACCAAGGAACTGCTCGTGCTGGCGACCATCATGGACGGCGCAGGCACCCCCGGCGCGGTCGCGCAGGCGCAGAACCTCCCCGCGCCTACCGTGACCCGCATGGTCACCAAACTCGTGCAGGCCGGACTGGTGCGCCGCGTCAGCGACCCCGGCGACCTGCGACTGCAACGCCTGGAACTCACGCCCGACGGGCAGGCCACCCGCGCCCGCACCCGCGCGGTCGCGCAGGACATCGTCCACGCGCACTTCGGACACCTGCCCCCCGAGCGCGTGCAGGCCGCGCTGGCCGCGCTGGCCGATCTGGACGCCGCCCTGCACGCCCCCACCACAGGAGAGCCGCAATGA
- a CDS encoding DNA internalization-related competence protein ComEC/Rec2, translating to MAGVIGGILLALGQGWGVVALLVGAGLVLWHARPVLLLLVLLGGAAGWASAHAVLTRPNALTPWFGALVTVQGEWDGQFLTLRDPPARLTLAPKPTQGPGQLRVSGRLLAPEGRRTPGGFDQAAWFRAQGGLLSVTPGGSLVGARVREFQPQGGLRGWFRRGLTTGLTERQGALMQATQLGDRGDISREQFSEGEAVRDAFARAGLAHLMALSGQNVAILTGALILLLTRLGAAPAWRFGLPVLLLGPYLLLVQSSASITRAVLMGGAVLLALALGRGRPDPLGVIALAALACLLLYPLWLTDVGFQLSFLAVLALTQSERVAGLLPGRWPRWLRLGLAATLLAEAGTLPVIAGTFGQVPLVGLPANLLAGGIMALLVPLGFLAGLLGPLALPLNVVNGVLADALLLVARTFGKAPVLTWGQVGVGGLLAYGAAVLAGWLWLLGRVRAPTALGAGLACLLLTTLPGRLHPAREVVFLDVGQGDSTLIRLPHLTVLVDAGGSVGSDYDVGAHTVVPTLRALGVRKLDVLVTTHADTDHIEGAASVLRAMPVGEVWIGQRKTDDPVLTAVLLAAQERHVPVREVRRGDQVSSDGATLTVLWPAGHAWSTEDNDNSVALRLESRGWRAAFLGDLPAPVEERLVAGPLDLLKAAHHGSRHSTGAALLAQTTPADTVVSVGRNTYGHPHPDVLTRLAQVHSRAWRTDQLGTIRWPVP from the coding sequence GTGGCAGGCGTGATCGGCGGCATCCTGCTCGCGCTGGGGCAGGGGTGGGGCGTGGTGGCGCTGCTGGTCGGGGCGGGGCTGGTGCTGTGGCACGCCCGCCCGGTACTCCTGTTGCTGGTGCTGCTGGGCGGCGCGGCGGGCTGGGCCTCGGCTCACGCGGTCCTGACCCGCCCGAACGCCCTGACCCCGTGGTTCGGGGCACTGGTGACGGTGCAGGGCGAGTGGGACGGGCAGTTCCTGACGCTGCGCGACCCGCCCGCGCGACTCACCCTGGCGCCGAAGCCCACGCAGGGCCCGGGGCAGTTGCGGGTGTCGGGTCGCCTGCTCGCCCCGGAGGGCCGCCGCACGCCCGGGGGCTTCGATCAGGCGGCGTGGTTCCGCGCGCAGGGGGGTCTGCTGAGCGTCACGCCCGGCGGCTCGCTGGTGGGGGCGCGGGTGCGGGAGTTCCAGCCGCAGGGCGGATTGCGCGGCTGGTTCCGCCGGGGCCTCACCACGGGCCTGACGGAGCGGCAGGGCGCGCTGATGCAGGCCACCCAGCTCGGGGACCGGGGGGACATCAGCCGCGAGCAGTTCAGCGAGGGCGAGGCGGTGCGGGACGCGTTCGCGCGGGCGGGGCTGGCGCACCTGATGGCGCTGTCCGGGCAGAACGTGGCGATCCTGACCGGCGCGCTGATCCTGCTGCTGACGCGGCTGGGCGCGGCCCCCGCGTGGCGGTTCGGGCTGCCGGTGCTGCTGCTGGGGCCGTACCTGCTGCTCGTGCAGTCCTCGGCCAGCATCACGCGCGCCGTGCTGATGGGCGGCGCGGTCCTGCTGGCGCTGGCGCTGGGGCGCGGGCGGCCCGACCCGCTGGGCGTGATCGCGCTGGCGGCACTGGCGTGCCTGCTCCTCTATCCGCTGTGGCTGACGGACGTGGGCTTCCAGCTGTCGTTCCTGGCGGTGCTGGCCCTGACGCAGTCCGAGCGGGTGGCGGGGCTGCTGCCGGGGCGCTGGCCGCGCTGGCTGCGGCTGGGACTCGCCGCGACCCTGCTGGCCGAGGCCGGGACGCTGCCGGTGATCGCGGGGACGTTCGGGCAGGTGCCGCTGGTGGGGCTGCCCGCCAACCTGCTGGCCGGGGGGATCATGGCCCTGCTCGTCCCGCTGGGGTTCCTGGCGGGGCTGCTGGGACCGCTGGCCCTGCCGCTGAACGTGGTGAACGGGGTCCTGGCCGACGCGCTGCTGCTGGTCGCCCGGACCTTCGGGAAGGCCCCGGTCCTGACCTGGGGGCAGGTGGGCGTGGGCGGCCTGCTGGCGTACGGGGCGGCCGTGCTGGCCGGGTGGCTGTGGCTGCTGGGGCGCGTCCGCGCGCCCACCGCGCTGGGCGCGGGGCTGGCCTGCCTGCTGCTGACGACCCTGCCGGGACGACTGCACCCCGCGCGCGAGGTCGTCTTTCTGGACGTGGGGCAGGGGGACAGCACCCTGATCCGCCTCCCCCACCTGACGGTCCTCGTGGACGCCGGGGGTTCAGTGGGCAGCGACTACGACGTGGGAGCGCACACGGTCGTGCCGACCCTGCGTGCCCTGGGCGTGCGGAAGCTGGACGTGCTGGTCACCACGCACGCGGACACCGACCACATCGAGGGCGCGGCGAGTGTGCTGCGCGCCATGCCGGTCGGGGAGGTCTGGATCGGGCAGCGCAAGACGGACGATCCGGTGCTGACCGCCGTGCTGCTGGCCGCGCAGGAGCGGCACGTTCCGGTGCGGGAGGTCCGCCGGGGCGATCAGGTCAGCTCGGACGGCGCGACCCTGACCGTCCTGTGGCCCGCCGGACACGCGTGGAGCACCGAGGACAACGACAACAGCGTCGCCCTGCGCCTGGAGTCGCGCGGGTGGCGGGCCGCGTTCCTGGGCGACCTGCCCGCCCCCGTCGAGGAACGACTCGTCGCCGGGCCGCTGGACCTCCTGAAGGCCGCGCACCACGGCAGCCGCCACAGCACCGGCGCGGCCCTCCTGGCGCAGACCACCCCCGCCGACACGGTGGTCAGCGTGGGACGGAACACCTACGGGCACCCTCACCCGGACGTGCTGACGCGGCTGGCGCAGGTCCACTCGCGGGCGTGGCGTACCGATCAGCTGGGCACGATCCGCTGGCCCGTGCCGTGA
- a CDS encoding MDR family MFS transporter, which produces MTPTPATHSGLNEREKILAFVGILTVLFLSSLNLTVVGSAMPRVISDLGGFHLYAWAFTAYSLATTITIPIVGTISDRYGRRPLILLGIAVFTLGSVLLGFVQNMEQLIILRAVQGIGGGTLMAMSFTAIADLFTPIERGRYQGYTGAVWGVSSVVGPLVGGFLTDHLGWRSVFFVNLPFALLAAFFIWRYFRLPAPGGRGHFDAPGALLLGASVTTLTLALSWGGGTYGWGSAIILGLLAATLVTFGAYAWHSARQERPILDLRLLKDRGIAIASLAGFLTSAGMYAAILYLPLYMQGVRGSSASGSGLALAPLMFGMILTSTLSGQVVSRTGRYKTLILAGGIVATVALLFATTLGTGTPILIAVGIMVLLGLGLGPVNSQLTLAVQNAAPREQLGSATSGNQFFRQIGGTLAVSLFGALVNAHLNANLAAQLPDAARTLPAPVQDAIANPNLLTSPQATAQLGAGLSRLGDANLLQPILDALRGVMAGAIDQVFLVSAVLVGLAFLATIALPERPLKGCAGLAPRAEKLEVGATD; this is translated from the coding sequence ATGACCCCCACCCCCGCGACCCACAGCGGCCTGAACGAACGGGAGAAGATCCTCGCGTTCGTCGGCATCCTGACCGTACTGTTCCTGTCCAGCCTGAACCTCACGGTCGTCGGCAGCGCCATGCCGCGCGTCATCAGCGACCTGGGCGGCTTCCACCTGTACGCCTGGGCGTTCACCGCGTACTCCCTGGCGACCACCATCACCATTCCCATCGTCGGCACCATCAGCGACCGCTACGGGCGCCGCCCGCTGATCCTGCTCGGCATCGCCGTGTTCACCCTGGGCAGCGTGCTGCTGGGCTTCGTACAGAACATGGAACAGTTGATCATCCTGCGAGCCGTGCAGGGCATCGGCGGCGGCACCCTGATGGCCATGAGCTTCACCGCCATCGCCGACCTGTTCACACCCATCGAACGCGGCCGCTACCAGGGCTACACCGGCGCCGTCTGGGGCGTCAGCTCCGTCGTCGGGCCCCTCGTCGGCGGCTTCCTGACCGACCACCTGGGGTGGCGCAGCGTGTTCTTCGTGAACCTGCCCTTCGCGCTGCTCGCCGCGTTCTTCATCTGGCGGTACTTCCGCCTGCCCGCTCCCGGCGGACGCGGGCATTTCGACGCCCCCGGCGCCCTGCTGCTCGGTGCGTCCGTCACCACCCTTACCCTGGCCCTGTCGTGGGGCGGCGGCACGTACGGCTGGGGCAGCGCGATCATCCTCGGGCTGCTGGCCGCCACCCTGGTCACCTTCGGCGCGTACGCGTGGCACAGCGCCCGCCAGGAACGCCCCATCCTCGACCTGCGCCTCCTGAAGGACCGCGGCATCGCCATCGCGTCCCTCGCGGGCTTCCTGACGAGCGCCGGCATGTACGCCGCGATCCTGTACCTCCCGCTGTACATGCAGGGCGTGCGCGGCAGCAGCGCCAGCGGCAGCGGCCTCGCCCTGGCCCCCCTGATGTTCGGCATGATCCTCACCAGCACCCTCAGCGGGCAGGTCGTCAGCCGCACCGGGCGCTACAAGACCCTCATCCTGGCGGGCGGAATCGTCGCCACAGTCGCCCTGTTGTTCGCCACCACGCTCGGCACCGGCACGCCCATCCTGATCGCCGTGGGCATCATGGTCCTGCTGGGCCTGGGCCTGGGTCCCGTGAACAGCCAGCTGACCCTGGCCGTGCAGAACGCCGCGCCGCGCGAGCAGTTGGGCAGCGCCACCAGCGGCAACCAGTTCTTCCGGCAGATCGGCGGCACCCTGGCCGTCAGCCTGTTCGGCGCGCTCGTGAACGCCCACCTGAACGCCAACCTCGCCGCGCAGCTGCCCGACGCCGCCCGCACCCTCCCGGCCCCCGTGCAGGACGCCATCGCCAACCCGAACCTGCTGACCAGCCCGCAGGCCACCGCGCAACTCGGCGCGGGCCTGAGCCGACTGGGCGACGCGAACCTGCTCCAGCCCATCCTGGACGCCCTGCGCGGCGTCATGGCAGGTGCCATCGATCAGGTGTTCCTGGTGTCCGCCGTGCTGGTCGGCCTCGCGTTCCTGGCAACCATCGCCCTGCCCGAACGCCCCCTGAAGGGCTGCGCCGGACTCGCCCCCCGCGCCGAGAAGCTGGAGGTCGGCGCCACCGACTGA
- the yidD gene encoding membrane protein insertion efficiency factor YidD: MVRAVRSYQQHLSPRKPAPTCRFTPTCSEYAAQAIERHGAVRGGWLAAWRVMRCNPLVPGGFDPVPEHFPKRQPRNP; the protein is encoded by the coding sequence ATGGTCCGGGCCGTCCGTTCCTACCAGCAGCACCTCTCGCCCCGCAAGCCCGCGCCCACCTGCCGCTTCACCCCGACCTGCTCGGAGTACGCCGCGCAGGCCATCGAACGGCACGGCGCCGTCCGCGGCGGCTGGCTGGCCGCGTGGCGCGTCATGCGCTGCAATCCCCTGGTGCCCGGCGGGTTCGACCCGGTCCCCGAGCACTTCCCCAAGAGGCAACCCCGAAACCCATGA